The DNA region TGATCCTGGACGCGGGAGCGCAGCGCGATCCGATGGCAGGCCGTCGCCAGGGCGGCCACCAGTGCCGTGAGACCGACGGCAGCGGATCCGCCCGGCGCGCCGGCCTCGGCCGGCCCGCCCCGCCCGTGCCGCCCGTCAGATCCGCCCGCCCCGCCCGCCAGGTCCGCGACACGCAGCGCGGGCACGGTGGACTCCACGTCGAGTCCCGCCCGGGGAGGCCGCAGCCACACCGGCGCCGTCCGGTCGTACGCGGCCTCCCGGCGGCCCCACTCGGGGTGGGCGGGGGCCCGCATCCGCTGCCCGGCGCCCAGGCAGGCCAGGTCCAGCGCGATGCCGCCCCACTCCAGCCACTCCAGCAGCCCCGGCAGCTCCTCCGCGGTGCCGGCCGCCACCAGCAGCCTGACCCGGCGGCCGTCCAGCGCCACCGGCCCCAGCATCCCCGGCGCGGGGAACCGGCTCAGCATCGCGAAGCCCGCCTGCGCGGGGACGTCCAGCGCGTCGAAGCGCACCCCCGTGACCAGCTCCGGGGGACTCCCGGTCACCGGCCACCCGAGTTCGTGCTCGTACCAGCCC from Actinacidiphila sp. DG2A-62 includes:
- a CDS encoding SCO3374 family protein; the encoded protein is MGWYEHELGWPVTGSPPELVTGVRFDALDVPAQAGFAMLSRFPAPGMLGPVALDGRRVRLLVAAGTAEELPGLLEWLEWGGIALDLACLGAGQRMRAPAHPEWGRREAAYDRTAPVWLRPPRAGLDVESTVPALRVADLAGGAGGSDGRHGRGGPAEAGAPGGSAAVGLTALVAALATACHRIALRSRVQDQPWAFSYASRMVAGTRPRSLTS